Below is a window of Heteronotia binoei isolate CCM8104 ecotype False Entrance Well chromosome 14, APGP_CSIRO_Hbin_v1, whole genome shotgun sequence DNA.
acagaaaagcttgtatgaacttcatataactggaaattaattcattaattgcagtacagttctctgctacctttcacagcaatttcccagtgtttcagccaaagaaaagtatgaaaaacagctgtcgaaagattttcttgaaaccaagcaagcttggttatagcttgagtcagtagcagctgaaggaagggcccaCTAAATgtatcagcatattttgaggcagagcagctgccagggcccagtgtggatgatacacagtgctgtcattcttgatggcaatggcagcagcactcccaactgcatatactggccagtgctgttgaggacggggtgtgtaggtggtgcaggcaattgaacatgggcattaggagtgcaaGCAAGGTGGAGGAGAACATGCAAACAGAtatgtgcatgcaggtgtgggagcaGAAAGAGAGGACCgcacactttccacccccattttggctcagcatgagtttcagatagatttttctgaaaatgaagttacttcagaagaagaggcaggtttgggggagtgccctggaagtgacgtcacaggaaaaggtggagttttggttcagtgtaccccggaagtgacatcacttggcccttgacaccacaggaaatgacataattccttaTCTTcaggctttacccccaaagtctcttggttccacccccaaattttagtgagccacaaagaagaagtgtaaaaataaccgggccagaggaaagaaaagtttgggaaaccctgctgtaaCCTAATGCTCAAACAGGACCAGAGCAAATGTTATGAGTTCTTGCCTAAATTTCAGAGCAAGACACAGTCACATTAAAAACACCAATTTCAGCAAGACAGACTGAGCCTCTCTTCCACTGAAATCCACTGGATTCTAAACTGCTTAACTCTGACTGGATCACGCTGCTTCTTTCACTAGGCCTAGTTTTACAGAACTATTTCTAGACTTCGGATAGAATGCTCCCTGGGTGCACAAAAGCCTAGAGAACAAGCTCAAACTGTGTTTGCTGCCTAGCTGGCTTTCTGTGCAAAAATACAAATCTATTGTGTTTTGTTGTTAGTTTATTTATAAAATCTGTACTTTGCCTTCCTGCCCTCATCAGGGCTGCCACACCCGCTTAAAGATTTAAAACATGCATAATAAAAACACCTCCTTAAAATAATTAAACCAAATGAAACCACACCATGAAAACAATCAAAACTAACGCTGAAATTAACATGCAAAAACATAACAGTTGCCACTaaaaacagggcagaaaggctcaCTGAGGGAATGCGAAAGGGAACAAAAAGGTCTTCATCTGCTTGTGAAAGGTGGgaacaggaggggagggaccaatCTCCCTGGGGACAGGGTTCCAGAGCCTTGGTGCCACCACTGACAAGGCCCTCTTCTGAATTGCCGCCTTCCTGATCTCAGAAGGCACCTGGGACACCTGAGGAGAGGGCCTAAAAGATGACTGTAGTATTTGATAGGTTCTCACAAGGAGTGGTTGCTCCCCCAGCTATGTTGGTCCCAAGCTACATAGGACTTGAAAGGTCTATTCATTACATGGAAGAACATCTCAGGGTTCTGTGAACGGCGGTCTGCAGTTGGAAATGGATTAATAAAAACAGGCTACAGTTGGGAGGAAGTACCCTTTGACTTCATCAAGTTATTCTAGAAAGCCACCTCAGTTTACACTTGCCTTAGGCAATCGGATTGGAAAGACACTCTGTTCAGATGTGAACTGGTACAtactggaggtgggggtgggaaatcaCTTGCAGATTCTgttggagagagggagagatgtcCTTGGGCAAAGTGCATTTTCTTCCCACTCTTCCCAATGAGAGTGGCTGTTTACCGCACTTTTCTCCACTCCCCACACCCCGCCCGCCCCCGCAGGACATCCCCAGCCAGACCACGTTTCCGGGGTGATCCTCCGTCCAGGGCTTGGGACCCATGAGAGCCAGGCGGGAGGAGGGCTTCTGTTGGCTGCCCAAGGAGCGAGCGAACAGTCTGCGTAGCGGCGCTCGACGGCCAGCTTCAGGGATGGCGAAGGAGAAGCCAGGCCACGGAGAAGGTCAAGCGAACTTGCCAAGATCGTCCCCGGCAGGCCCGGAGAGGAAGCCCTTCCGCTGGCTAAAGGGGAGGATGGCCGCGGGGGCGAGGGCGCCCGTCCAGGTGGGACTTCTCTTCTCCGACGCACGCTCTGGCTCTCGCCGACGGGGATCCCGTGTTGTCTCCGACGGCCTCAGCGCGGGCTGAACGGTATCCGCCTAACACCTcttcccatcccccccccttccaccgcTGACCACCGGGCAGGAACAAAGCCCGGCTGGAGCCGACGGTCCTCCAGGAAGGATCCACCCGAAGTCGCCTTTCCCAGCCCGCCGGAGAAGCTCAGTTGGGGCTCCAGGTCCTGAGACACCAGAGGTTCTGCTGGCCTGGCAGGCTGTCCAACAGATCGCTGCTGTTGCCCCGGTATCCTTCACCCCACCGCCAGGCACACGGCTTGCCCAGTGCCCCCGCCTCCCACATGGCCAGAGCCTGGTGCCCCCCGCCGTGGGCCGAGCGGGCAGGGGAGCTCTGAAGTGCTGCCCGAGGTACCTTCCCTCGGACTTGCCCCAGTGGACCAAGGTGGCCTCGGGGAAGGCGCCGAGCGCGCTCCTTTGGGCTACCGGTCCGGTGGGCGCCCTCTTCTCCCCGGGGCCGCGGCCTCTCTTCAGCTCCGGTTGCAGCCCTTTCCCCGACGTGAAGTGGTCCTCTTCTTGGCAGCGGGGACTTGACGGGAacaagagcggggggggggggggctcccagcGCCCCTCTGGAAAGAGGCTtcggaggctggctggctggagagGGGTGGCCGGTGGAGGAGGGTTGGGGTGAGCCGAAGAGGCGGTTCTGATCTGCGCCTGGGAGCCGCGGGCCTGGGGATGAGGGGATTGGCGCCCTTGCCCgcgaggggttgggggggggctccctctccaggcctttggagggggggggcggaggcAGGGCTAAGGAGGCGAAAGGAGCACCTGCGCGAggcggcgaggggggggggggggtcgcttgAGCCTGCTGACTGGGGGCCCTGCCCGGAAGAGGTGAGTGCCTGGACGATTGGGACGGAGTCCAGGTGGGTCTCCTCGGGGGGAGGCAGTCTGGTCTGTGTGGTCGCTCCGCCCCGCGATCCCGGCGCCGCCAGCCTGCCTGCCGTTGCCTCCccggccagggggggggggagggggagggggcgggccGGCGCGCCTCCCCCTCGGCGTGGCCGCCTTCcagcgcggcggcggcggcgctcaGCCCCCTTCGGCTCCGGGCCAGCCAGCAGCGAGCCCCGGGCCGGCCTGCCGGCACGCCATGTCGCTCAGCCCCAAGCCCACGACGACGCCCTTCTCGGTCTCGGACATCCTCAGCCCCATGGAGGAGACCTACAAGAAGTTCGGCGGCGCCCTGGAGGGCAGCCTGGGAGGGGCCGCCGCCTACCGCCAGACTCCGCCGCAGCCGCCCCAGCAGCACCCCATGGCCGCCCACAACTACCACCCCATGGCGCACGCCGCTGCCGGCGTCACCCAGTTCGCCCACGGCCCCGTGGCCGGCTACTGCAACGGCGGGCTGGGCAACATGGCCGACCTGGCGCCCTACTCCGACGGCATGCGGGGCAGCTCAGGGGCCTCCAGCTGGTACGGCGCCAACGCGGACCCCCGCTACCCCACCAGTAAGTCCTTGGCGGGAGAGGGCGGAAGGCAGGGGGGAGCATGCAGAGGCTCGCCGGCGGTCCTCTAACCggccttgtgtgtgtgttcagtttccAGGCTGATGGGCACGTCGGGGGGCATGAACGTGGCCGGCATGGGCGCCCTGTCGGGGATGGCGGAGGTGGCCAAGTCCTTGGGCCCGGGGCTTCACGCGGCGCCCCGGAGGAAGCGGCGGGTGCTCTTCTCGCAGGCTCAAGTCTACGAGCTGGAGCGGCGCTTCCGGCAGCAGCGCTACCTGTCGGCGCCCGAGCGGGAGCACCTGGCCAGCCTGATCCACCTGACGCCCACGCAGGTGAAGATCTGGTTCCAGAACCACCGCTACAAGATGAAGCGCCAGGCCAAGGACAAGgcggcccagcagcagcagcagcagcagcccgacGGGGCCCAGGCACAGCCCTCCGCTCAGCCCGCAGCTCCCGCCGCcccggcctcctcctcctcctcgcccagACGCGTGGCCGTGCCGGTGCTGGTGAAGGACGGCAAGCCCTGTCCGCACAGCGTCGCCGCCGCCTCGGCCGCCCCGTCGGGCCAGCAGCATCCCGCCGCCACGCTGAGCCAAGCGCCGGACCTCCAGGAGCTCTCGCCCAGCCCACCGGCCCTGCCCAGCCAGCTGGGCGCCCTGGCCCCGCTCGACGCCGGCGACTACAGCGGCGGGCTGGTCAACGCCAGCTTGCTCTACGGCCGGACGTGGTGAGGGGCCTCCCGTCGCCCCGGCCTTCCCGCTGGCTCCCGGTAGACCCCGCGGCGGGAGGCGGGGGGAGCCGGCGGGCTTCGGAGCCGGGGCTGGGGACgcgggaggggaagccccagcgGGGCCAGCCAGGGCCGCCTGCGGCGTCGGCTCCAGCCAGGACTGCTTCGGAGGCAAAGCCGCCCCCAAGAGACCAAGGAGGGCGTCTGGGAGCTCATCACCAGCTGGGAAAGGAGTCGCGAGAGGAGACCCTTCGCCTCGGGAAGCAGGTCCTCCTGGCCTGAGAGCGGGTCGAAGGAGCTGCGCCAAAGACGCCGCCGGTTCCGAGTCAGCAGGATGGAcgcggggaggggggtggtggtgcagGATTGGGCCCGGTTGGCGGATCTTTAAAAGAACGTTTAAAACTTCCACCGGCGGGATTTTTTGTTTAAAGGCGGACCAagcgttgttgttgttctttcGGACCTCCCGGAAAGCGTCGCTGGCAAAACCGCAAgctggaccccccctccccctccccctcccggcgCGAGAGAGCCACGAGCTGACCGTCGAGCCGGAGGGCCCAGAAGATCCGGGGCAGGTTTCATGCGGGATTCCGCAGGCCAGACTCCCTCCGGGGCGAGCTGGACAAGCGCGGTGGGAGCTCCGCACCTGCTGTTTCCCGCTCTCGCAAGGGCCCGATCCCCCGCAGTTTCGGATGGACTCAAAGGTGGGGCATCTTGGAGGCGGCGCTGCTGGCCGCGGGCTGGGGGGGCCCCCGACGGGAAGGCTCTTCCACCCTCTTGAacgcagaagggggggggatacGATGAATAGGGGGAGGGCGGAGAAGAAGCTGGAGGGGCCTCTTTCTCTCCTGGGCTCCTTCGCCAAGAAGGAAGCTCTCCAGAAGGGAACCAGGGCCGGCGCAGCAAGGTGAGAGCCTGCCTTCccgcagaagaggggagggggggggcaggttaaGCAGCCTCGGCCCTGAGCTGGAGGATCGCAGCCCCAGACCCGCAAAGGGCTTTTCTGCTTGGCTCGGCTGCCTCTTTGGGGCGCTTCCTTCCCCCGAGAAGGAGTTCGCCCGCTTCAGACTCCGAAGGGACTTCACTCCCCAGCGGCTTGTCGGTGGCTGGGCGGGGGGGACAAGGGCGGCGAAGGGGGTGCGGGCCCTCCCCAAGAGCCCCGCCGGGAGAGAGCGGCCTGCCGCCGGGCGGGGGCCAGGTGCTCCGGGCGGGGCACGACGGCTCCTTTCCCAGCTGCTCCCGAGGAGCCCTTGCTCGACTCCCCCGCGTTTGGACGACCCCGGAGAACTTCCCCTTCCACTCCTTGTGGGAAGGGATGGCTCTCGGGACCCTCAGGAAATCCACCCAGATCCTTTCCAAACTCCGGATTCCCGCTCACTTGCGCCGCACTTGGCACACTGCCGTGGAGGTCAAGCGGGCTGGGTGGATCTCCTGACGCTTAGCGGGTCGTGGCACCACCCGGGTGGCCCCAGCTTTGAAGCCGGAAGGCCGCGATCCCCTCCCGCGGGGCTGTCTCTCCCGCCCGCCAAGGCCCTCGACGGCTCTCCCCGGCCACACGAAGGCGCCGGCCTGCAGGAAGAGGAGGCTGCCGAGAAgaagggggggcggagggggggtgtTAAACGTTGCATTTGGCCCGAGGGCGCCCCAGTCAAGGGAAGCGGGTCGCCGCCGCCCTACTGGATTCGCTTGATGTACTGGGGGCTCTCTGGccggccctcccctccccgcggGGCTTCTGCATGCGAGGCTTTGAGGAGGGGGCCTCTCAGGATCGGCTGGTATCCAATGCTCCAGCCCTCTTCGCCCCCGTTATTGTATTGCATATCTTAAACATACGTTTTAATAAAACGTATTTTAACCATTTACAGAAAGCATCTTTTCCTTGTGCGCACGAATTATTCCCCCCCCAGCCTCGGCGGCGTCCAAAAGACAGTCCAGAGGAAAGCACGGGCGATCGAATAAGGCCTGGGGGGATAAACGCCAGAGATGAAGAACTTCGGGGGAAGGCAGTTTCTACccttgacagaagatcctctctcggTGCACATTTGAAATGTTCGTCTGC
It encodes the following:
- the NKX2-4 gene encoding homeobox protein Nkx-2.4 produces the protein MSLSPKPTTTPFSVSDILSPMEETYKKFGGALEGSLGGAAAYRQTPPQPPQQHPMAAHNYHPMAHAAAGVTQFAHGPVAGYCNGGLGNMADLAPYSDGMRGSSGASSWYGANADPRYPTISRLMGTSGGMNVAGMGALSGMAEVAKSLGPGLHAAPRRKRRVLFSQAQVYELERRFRQQRYLSAPEREHLASLIHLTPTQVKIWFQNHRYKMKRQAKDKAAQQQQQQQPDGAQAQPSAQPAAPAAPASSSSSPRRVAVPVLVKDGKPCPHSVAAASAAPSGQQHPAATLSQAPDLQELSPSPPALPSQLGALAPLDAGDYSGGLVNASLLYGRTW